From a region of the Bacillales bacterium genome:
- a CDS encoding M20 family metallopeptidase codes for MLEEIWESLETSYDEMVELRRDFHRHPELSFQEVRTPEIIAEYHRNLGLNVRTGVGGRGVVATLKGGRPGKTVALRADFDALPIKEETGAAYQSETEGVMHACGHDGHTAELLVLAKILCAKQKELTGTIVFIHQFAEELTPGGAKPMIEDGCLDGVDAIFGTHLWSPLETGTIGYRTGNFMANADKFEIEVIGKGGHGGMPHETVDAIVAASRLVSDLQQIVSRQVDPLKSAVVTVGSFHAGNAFNVIAERATVTGTVRTFDEETRTKIESRIKEIAEHICKAAGAECRVLYERGYPAVVNHPEETEVLVEAAKQVVGAKEVVEVDPVMGGEDFAYYLHHVPGTFFFTGARNHELAAVYPHHHPKFNIDEQSMLIAAKTLAAATLRYLGDA; via the coding sequence ATGCTCGAGGAAATTTGGGAATCATTGGAGACATCATACGATGAAATGGTTGAACTGAGAAGAGACTTCCACCGTCATCCGGAATTGTCTTTTCAAGAAGTCCGAACACCTGAAATCATTGCCGAATACCACCGCAACCTCGGATTGAATGTAAGAACGGGCGTAGGCGGAAGAGGGGTCGTTGCGACGCTTAAAGGCGGCCGCCCCGGAAAAACGGTCGCGTTGCGCGCGGATTTCGATGCATTGCCCATCAAGGAAGAAACAGGCGCCGCCTATCAGTCGGAAACGGAAGGCGTAATGCATGCGTGCGGCCATGATGGCCATACGGCAGAGCTGCTAGTCCTTGCGAAGATTCTCTGCGCGAAGCAAAAGGAACTTACGGGAACAATCGTTTTTATACATCAATTTGCTGAGGAGTTAACGCCGGGCGGAGCGAAACCGATGATCGAAGACGGATGTCTTGACGGCGTAGATGCGATTTTCGGCACGCATTTATGGTCCCCGCTCGAAACCGGGACGATCGGTTATCGAACGGGAAATTTCATGGCGAACGCCGATAAATTCGAAATCGAAGTCATCGGCAAAGGCGGGCACGGCGGTATGCCGCATGAAACAGTCGATGCCATCGTCGCGGCAAGCCGCCTCGTTTCCGATTTGCAGCAAATCGTCAGCCGTCAAGTCGATCCGTTAAAATCGGCGGTCGTAACCGTCGGTTCGTTTCATGCCGGAAACGCGTTCAATGTCATTGCCGAGAGAGCAACAGTCACCGGTACGGTAAGAACGTTCGACGAGGAAACGCGCACGAAGATTGAATCGCGAATCAAGGAAATTGCGGAACATATATGCAAAGCCGCAGGAGCCGAATGCCGGGTTTTATATGAACGAGGCTATCCAGCAGTCGTTAATCATCCGGAGGAGACGGAAGTTCTTGTCGAAGCGGCAAAACAAGTGGTCGGCGCCAAAGAAGTTGTCGAAGTGGATCCGGTCATGGGCGGAGAAGATTTTGCCTATTATTTGCATCATGTGCCGGGGACATTTTTCTTTACCGGGGCGCGGAATCACGAATTGGCGGCGGTCTACCCTCACCATCATCCGAAATTCAATATTGATGAACAGTCGATGTTGATCGCGGCTAAGACGTTGGCGGCAGCCACACTGCGTTATCTCGGAGACGCCTAA